A section of the Entelurus aequoreus isolate RoL-2023_Sb linkage group LG21, RoL_Eaeq_v1.1, whole genome shotgun sequence genome encodes:
- the LOC133638787 gene encoding sigma non-opioid intracellular receptor 1-like, producing the protein MACLRTCCKLLLFVGIAGLAVLLVNHWLATKQYLFNKDDIAKLAKQHAGQDHEQAFSKLVVELRKRYPGHILPDEDLEWVFLNVGGWMGGMCVLHASLTEYVILFGTGIDTSGHSGRYWAEISDTIISGTFRKWTEGTTKSELFYPGDTVMHGMGEAAAVQWTAGTWMVEYGRGFIPSTLGPALADTMFSTQDFVTLYQTFKVYCKSMVLEMGTMLAEAGVF; encoded by the exons ATGGCGTGTCTCAGAACCTGCTGTAAACTACTGCTGTTTGTTGGCATCGCGGGCCTGGCGGTGCTGCTGGTGAACCATTGGCTGGCCACCAAGCAGTATCTTTTCAACAAAGACGACATCGCCAAATTGGCCAAACAACACGCGG GGCAAGACCATGAGCAGGCCTTCTCCAAACTGGTGGTGGAGCTCAGGAAGAG GTATCCTGGCCACATCCTGCCTGATGAAGACCTAGAGTGGGTGTTCCTGAACGTTGGAGGCTGGATGGGCGGCATGTGTGTCCTCCACGCCTCACTTACGGAATACGTGATCCTGTTTGGTACTGGGATCGACACATCGGGACACTCGG GTCGCTACTGGGCAGAGATTTCAGACACAATCATCTCTGGCACCTTCAGAAAGTGGACAGAGGGAACCACAAAGAGTGAACTTTTCTATCCTG GTGACACCGTGATGCACGGTATGGGCGAGGCTGCGGCCGTCCAGTGGACCGCTGGGACGTGGATGGTGGAATACGGTCGAGGTTTCATCCCGTCCACTCTGGGTCCGGCTCTGGCAGACACCATGTTCAGCACCCAGGACTTTGTCACCTTGTACCAAACCTTCAAAGTCTACTGCAAGTCCATGGTGTTGGAGATGGGAACCATGCTCGCCGAGGCCGGCGTGTTCTAG